Part of the Paenibacillus aurantius genome, TTCAAGGCCTATCCGGATACTTAGCATTTGAAGAACCCGGGCGAACATGTGATTTCTCTACGCTGAACGAATCTTGATGGCGAATTAAAACGTAACGAATCGGGATAGCGTTATCGGCCCAAAATAGGCACTTCTGCAAAACTAACGAATCGTAGAATCGTTAATCCCTTTCAGGAAGCGCCTTTTCATGAAAAACAGGCCCTTTAACGATAAGAGGATTCGTTAGTCCCCGAAAAGGGCCAAAAACCATCTAATAAGCTTCCCAGGATTCGTTACAGGGAAGAGCCGGCTAACTCTAAAAGCAAGACGCTGCTACGCAAGGACGCGTCCGGCTATCTGTGGGAAGTCATAATGGAAACCCAGGGGACCCTCTAAAGGGTCCCGGCTGTGTTCCCTCTAAGCCTGGGAAGTCATCGGGTGCTTGAACGACTCGGGCCACTCCACTCCCTGCCGGGTCCGAACGAACAGCACCTCGGTCCCGTGGAAAGGCTCTGCGATGAGCCGGCCCGGCTCCAAATTCGGCGTGAAATGAAAAACGATATCCATACCCGCCCCCGGAATGCAGGCCAGTACCTCCTCCGTATCATAAGGAGCCCGGGCGACGATATCGTAGAGGTGGGTGACGCCCTCCCTTTGCTCGTACACGACAATCACGTCGAGATCCTCCAGGAAGTAGAAATGATCCGTTAGCACAAGCAGCCCGTAGAACATCAGCAGCCCGGAGGTTCCGGACGTGTCGAACCGCTCGGAGTTCGGCACCCGTTCCCGGGCAAACGCCCTGAGGAGCGTCCAATCCGCGGGGGAGCGAAGGTCAAGCTTGCGGACCCGGGAAAAAGCGGGGGCGGCACTCCTCGGGCTTGTCCCGCTTGTCGGTTCCGCAGGACTGCGAGCAGCCGCTCGCGAAGATATTAAGCAGGCCCCGCATTCCGTTTTCATGCCGCCTGGCGGCTCTCCATCAAGACGGTCAGCTGACCCTGGGGAACCGGCAGGTAAACCGCTCCCTTCGCCGGCTCCGCTTGGCCCCGAAGCATAATCGCGTGACGCCGCGGTCCGGTCCGCCGGAAGCCGGAACTGCCGCTGCTCCATCGGCCGGAACCCGAACCTCGGATAGAACTCCAGCACGTTCCGGTTGGCGAACAGATAGAACACGTCGCATTCCGTCTCGTAGTCGGCCAGCACCTCCCGCATCAGAGCCGCCGCCAAGCCCTGCCCCCGGCACTCCGGGGCCGTCATGACCGTTCCGATCTGGACGGCCTTGTGCCGCTTCCCGTTCATCACCAGCTCCAGCCGGCTTACCGAGACATTCGCCGCGAGCCGGTTCCCCTCCAGGTAGGAATACGGCACGTAGCGTCCGTCCCACCCTCCGGCTTGGTACCACTCCTCGAACGACAGCCCGAAGACACGGCCGGCCAGCTTATTGAGAGCGGTGCGGTTGTCTTTTTTATCCATATAGCCCTTGATCAGCTTCCGGCCCTTCACCCGAAAATCCGCCTCTCTTTCTCTCTTCCCGCCTGGCTTCCCGCTCAAGCAGGTCCTTGGCCTTATCCTTTCGCTTCATTATAATAGAAGGAAAAGATAGGAGAAAGCGAAAGGGTGGAGGTCCTTACCTATTCTTTAAGAGAGCCGAGCATGACGCCTTTCACAAAATATTTCTGAAGGAATGGATAGACGAGCAGAATCGGAAGGGTGCTGAACAAGATGGCCGCCGCCTTGATCGTTTCGGGACTGGACAGAATTCCCGAATCGACGGCAATCGAATCGAGACCGGAGTCCGTTCCGCTGCTCGCCACCATGTTCTTCAGCTTAAGCTGAAGCGGAAACAGATCTTTGGAGCGCAGGTAGATCAGCGCCCCGAAATAGGAATTCCATGTTCCTACCGAATGAAACAGCGCGATGGTGGCGAGAACCGGCGCCGACAGCGGCAGGACCAGCCGGGCATAGACGCCGAGCTCGCCGCTTCCGTCAATCTTCATCGCATCGACAAGCTCTGCGGAGATGCCCTGGAAGAACGTCTTCATGA contains:
- a CDS encoding GNAT family N-acetyltransferase gives rise to the protein MKGRKLIKGYMDKKDNRTALNKLAGRVFGLSFEEWYQAGGWDGRYVPYSYLEGNRLAANVSVSRLELVMNGKRHKAVQIGTVMTAPECRGQGLAAALMREVLADYETECDVFYLFANRNVLEFYPRFGFRPMEQRQFRLPADRTAASRDYASGPSGAGEGSGLPAGSPGSADRLDGEPPGGMKTECGACLISSRAAARSPAEPTSGTSPRSAAPAFSRVRKLDLRSPADWTLLRAFARERVPNSERFDTSGTSGLLMFYGLLVLTDHFYFLEDLDVIVVYEQREGVTHLYDIVARAPYDTEEVLACIPGAGMDIVFHFTPNLEPGRLIAEPFHGTEVLFVRTRQGVEWPESFKHPMTSQA